Genomic DNA from Pseudomonas fitomaticsae:
TGCGACCATCTGTCATCTGCCGCAAAAGCCCGGTTTTATTGACTCGAAGGTCAGTGGCCGGGACATGTTTCACGCACCGGCCGTACCTTGCGCCGCACCGCCTTCCAGCTTGCGCCACAACAACCGCACGTTGGCCTTGCGCACCAGCGCGCAGCGATACAGGCGAATCTCCAGCGGTACATGCCATTGCGGGCCGCCGCAGACCACCAGCTCGCTCCTGGCCAGTTCGGCGCGAACGCTCAGTTGCGGCACCCAGGCAATGCCGAGACCTTCCAGCGCCATGCTTTTCAGGCTGTCGGCCATGGCCGTTTCATAGATCGTGGTGAAGCGCAGCTGACGCTGGCGCAGCAAGCCATTCACCGAACGCCCCAGAAACGCCCCGGCGCTGTACGCCAGCAACGGCACACTGCCCTCACCTTCCAGATCGAACAGCGGCTTGCCGTTGGCATCCGCCGCACACACCGGAAGCATTTCGGTCTGGCCCAGGTGCAGCGACGGGAAGATTTCCGGGTCCATCTGCATCGCTGCGTCCGGGTCATAGAACGCCAGCATCAGATCGCAGCCACCTTCACGCAACGCGTGCACCGCGTCGCCGACGTTGGTCGCCACCAGCCGCGTGGCGATGTTCAGGCCTTCGTTGCGCAGTTGCGCGATCCAGCGCGGGAAGAAGCCGAGGGCCAGCGAGTGCGCCGCCGCGACCTGGA
This window encodes:
- a CDS encoding LysR substrate-binding domain-containing protein; translation: MNLESKWLEDFSALAATRSFSQAAERRFVTQPAFSRRIRSLEAALGLTLVNRSRTPIELTAAGQLFLVTARTVVEQLGEVLRHLHHLEGGQGEVIQVAAAHSLALGFFPRWIAQLRNEGLNIATRLVATNVGDAVHALREGGCDLMLAFYDPDAAMQMDPEIFPSLHLGQTEMLPVCAADANGKPLFDLEGEGSVPLLAYSAGAFLGRSVNGLLRQRQLRFTTIYETAMADSLKSMALEGLGIAWVPQLSVRAELARSELVVCGGPQWHVPLEIRLYRCALVRKANVRLLWRKLEGGAAQGTAGA